The Henckelia pumila isolate YLH828 unplaced genomic scaffold, ASM3356847v2 CTG_461:::fragment_3, whole genome shotgun sequence genome window below encodes:
- the LOC140871891 gene encoding uncharacterized protein isoform X1, giving the protein MDHSSETDLALLLQSHDEEEAEDSAATEADQHLLTVDEILLNHSSPSPPSSPRDGVYFPRRREQSQHRDANVYAFNYSPSGSIGDTYRTKYVGGVLPHLFGGGLVKSNSKPGAALEAAAAASRSIPTPHSVAIKSMRATTGTLRSAVSDTSAIAVISDDLLLSQSSVASSGTQNWCDAGTDLEGLGFSESREAEEVELEKIQYAKLDSISGKADAGEEHSSGGGVNEAEVLTNFKTSTQVGDMDEVPRIANEEEKCATSNFETLNSPPVENAKESVLDEVSEVTAEGFPSDIIGEEDVTAQHLSVVVDLNMPCGDEHKTRGEKSSDVSEVVSEHGDQDFASSPTDVTDLVSPQDIEENGRKLLKNSHSSLKPLDLAEEIEKKQAYTGLHYEEGAAAQPMRLEGVTKGSVVLGYFDVSADNAVSRMISPPSFRRDHGSPQVVAVHVNYIAVGMSKGTIFVISSKYSAHHIDNMNEKMTLLGLQGDRSLVAVTSMCFNQHGDLLFAGYGDGHYTIWDVQKASALKVVMEHRAPVVHLLYLGPDSQVTRQFHIVSGDSKGVVKLIRFSVVPWVNVISYTKSVKLFDETTSKVLCASPLLYGECHGGAMALYQGSSSASTNSGVSISGGIDDEGVVIFITHQSALVAKVSPSVKVYAQISKPDGVKEGAMPYAALKCMSPSPGSSSENTHVETLDKVSLLAIAWDRKIQVAKLVRSELKAVKKWDLESPAIGLAWLENQMLVVLTLAAQLYLFASDGNEIHHTSFSVDGFQWDDLTSYHIYFTNAFGNPEKAYHNSVAVRGTTIYIIGPEHLVVSRLLSWKERIEVLQKSGDWMGALNMAMTFYDGQTHGAIDLPKNLNDIQISIMPFLVELIQSYVNGVFSYLLVICGNQDVLMDPDEIKEQYTRVGGVAVEFCVHIRRTDILFDDILAKFEDANVKEFFLELLEPYILKDMLGSLPPAIMQALVEHYCERGWLQRIEQCVLHMDMLSLDFNQVVRLCREHRLHHALIYLFNKGLDDFRTPLEEFLIVLQSSRLEDAASLGYRMLVYLKYCFQGLAFPPGRGSLPVTRLLSVREELLQSLLMTSSIPNTWAATILPANGVYANIFHLLQLDTEATLDVLNYAFTEDDLPLSTDSSQESTYLCKESGQSQILVQKTVDILADIVDASNSQRESPHCCNDLGSKKIWPSKKDVGHMCDYIAYHVISARAKVSRDILGLILEYLTSEVDNSYNALGKTTEILKRKEKQLLSLLEVVPETHWDASGLLYLCEKAMFHQVCGYIHSTRHQYVDALHSYMKIANEPIHAFSFIHDMLRLLRTEEYDTFESAVISSIPDLIKLSREGAYFLITDQLSGKSQQILSDLHSQRESLFLYLKTVVEIQTTGTLNLSCLKNADVSDIPNARKAHKQPMDVEAYLVAISNSLNHLRNNELHVTNEMTELYFELLCQYERESVLKFLETSESYRVENCLRLCQEYGIVDAASFLLERVGEVGSALLLNLSNLRDKIVMLDAVILKGRSDSKLKDLNSIMKKKDVADILDLVRSCIGLCQRNSPRLEPDESEHLWFQLLDSFFDLLSDSSDARVDSGREVLKYSLDGSYSRLEDEEKCKAKWKISRPRKSHMKRKLFTIFIKEIVEGMIGYVKLPRIMLKLLSDNGSQEFGDFKLTILGMLGTYDFEKRILDIANSLIQDDTYYTMSLLRKGASHGYAPRNSVCCICYSLLAKNYDSNVRVFCCGHAMHAHCEPEENEDSFRGISAGCPICNSRKKATPGSTGKSVFGDNGLASKSLIRAQQTGGMQTLHPRDQHDILENSFSHTASRFELLNNLQKDQKLVQLEHSVQLRLAPPAVYHEKVKQRAEISGRESTSRASTTEKSSSRQIRDIKLKGLSLRSTLKTNIFRNGNIREK; this is encoded by the exons ATGGATCATTCGTCTGAAACTGATCTAGCCTTGCTTCTTCAATCCCACGATGAAGAAGAAGCAGAAGACTCTGCTGCAACTGAAGCTGATCAACATTTGCTGACCGTCGATGAAATCCTCCTCAATCACTCCTCTCCGTCTCCACCATCTTCACCCCGAGATGGCGTTTACTTCCCTCGCCGGCGGGAACAATCACAACACAGGGACGCAAATGTGTATGCTTTTAATTATTCTCCTTCTGGTTCTATTGGAGATACCTATAGAACCAAGTACGTGGGTGGGGTTTTGCCACATTTATTTGGTGGCGGGCTGGTGAAATCTAATTCCAAACCTGGGGCTGCTCTGGAGGCTGCCGCAGCTGCCTCTCGCTCTATTCCCACGCCCCACTCGGTGGCCATCAAATCGATGAGAGCTACCACCGGTACGTTGCGGAGTGCTGTGTCTGACACTTCGGCTATAGCTGTTATCAGTGATGATTTGTTACTATCGCAGTCATCTGTGGCTTCCAGTGGTACTCAGAATTGGTGTGACGCTGGCACTGATTTAGAGGGATTAGGCTTTTCTGAGTCTCGGGAAGCAGAAGAGGTTGAATTGGAGAAAATTCAATATGCCAAATTAGATTCAATCTCCGGAAAAGCCGATGCCGGTGAAGAACATTCTTCTGGAGGGGGTGTCAACGAGGCTGAGGTTTTAACCAACTTTAAGACTTCAACGCAGGTGGGTGACATGGATGAAGTACCTCGGATTGCTAACGAGGAGGAAAAATGCGCCACTTCGAATTTTGAAACCCTGAATTCCCCCCCTGTTGAAAATGCAAAAGAATCAGTTTTGGATGAAGTAAGTGAGGTAACTGCTGAAGGCTTTCCTTCAGATATAATCGGTGAAGAGGACGTGACTGCCCAACACCTGTCCGTTGTTGTGGATTTAAATATGCCATGTGGTGATGAACACAAGACTAGAGGAGAAAAATCAAGTGATGTCAGCGAAGTAGTTTCTGAACATGGGGATCAAGATTTTGCTAGTTCACCAACTGATGTTACAGACCTAGTTTCTCCACAGGACATTGAGGAGAATGGTAGAAAGTTACTGAAGAACTCTCATTCTTCCTTAAAGCCACTTGATTTGGCTGAAGAAATTGAGAAGAAACAAGCGTATACAGGTTTGCACTATGAAGAAGGTGCAGCTGCGCAACCAATGAGACTTGAGGGTGTAACAAAAGGCTCTGTTGTGTTGGGCTATTTTGATGTAAGTGCTGACAATGCCGTTAGCAGGATGATATCACCTCCCTCTTTCCGGCGTGATCATGGATCACCTCAAGTTGTGGCAGTGCATGTCAACTATATTGCAGTAGGAATGTCAAAAGGAACGATTTTTGTTATATCTAGCAAATATAGTGCCCATCACATTGACAACATGAATGAAAAG ATGACATTGCTTGGGTTACAAGGTGATAGGTCTCTTGTCGCTGTGACGTCAATGTGCTTTAATCAGCACGGAGACTTGCTCTTTGCAGGATATGGCGATGGCCATTACACTATTTGGGATGTGCAAAAGGCCTCTGCACTTAAGGTCGTGATGGAACATAGGGCTCCAGTAGTACATTTGTTATATCTGGGGCCGGATTCTCAAGTTACACGTCAATTTCATATAGTTAGTGGTGACAGCAAGGGTGTGGTCAAGTTGATTCGGTTTTCAGTGGTTCCATGGGTTAATGTGATATCATACACCAAATCAGTG AAACTGTTTGATGAAACAACTAGCAAAGTACTATGTGCTTCTCCATTACTCTATGGTGAATGCCATGGAGGTGCAATGGCCTTGTATCAGGGTAGCAGTTCTGCTTCTACTAATAGTGGTGTTAGCATCAGTGGAGGCATAGACGATGAAGGTGTTGTCATATTCATTACGCATCAATCTGCTCTGGTG GCAAAAGTCAGTCCCAGTGTGAAAGTGTATGCTCAAATTTCTAAACCTGATGGTGTCAAGGAGGGTGCCATGCCATATGCCGCACTGAAATGTATGTCACCGTCTCCTGGTTCTTCATCCG AAAATACCCATGTGGAGACATTAGATAAAGTTTCACTGCTTGCAATTGCTTGGGATCGGAAAATTCAAGTCGCTAAGCTGGTGAGGTCGGAGTTAAAAGCAGTCAAGAAGTGGGACCTTGAAAGTCCAGCTATAGGCCTGGCATGGTTAGAGAATCAG ATGTTGGTTGTTCTCACTTTGGCAGCTCAACTCTATTTGTTTGCAAGTGATGGAAATGAGATTCACCATACAAGCTTTTCTGTTGATGGGTTTCAATGGGATGATCTAACatcatatcatatatattttaCAAATGCTTTTGGAAACCCCGAGAAAGCTTATCACAACAGTGTAGCCGTGAGGGGCACTACTATATACATTATTGGACCAGAACATCTTGTTGTTTCCCGCCTTCTTTCCTGGAAGGAACGGATTGAAGTTCTGCAAAAATCGGGTGACTGGATGGGTGCCTTAAACATGGCCATGACATTTTATGATGGTCAAACACATGGTGCCATAGACCTTCCTAAAAATTTGAATGACATACAAATCAGCATCATGCCCTTCTTGGTGGAGTTAATTCAGTCATATGTTAATGGagtattttcttatttattggTAATATGTGGCAACCAAGATGTACTTATGGATCCAGACGAGATTAAGGAGCAGTACACACGTGTTGGTGGCGTTGCAGTTGAATTTTGTGTCCATATCAGGAGAACTGACATTCTGTTTGATGATATTCTTGCAAAATTTGAAGATGCGAATGTTAAAG AGTTTTTTCTGGAGCTTTTGGAACCTTATATTTTGAAAGATATGCTGGGATCTCTTCCACCTGCG ATCATGCAAGCATTGGTGGAGCATTATTGCGAGAGAGGTTGGTTGCAGAGGATTGAACAGTGTGTACTCCACATGGACATGCTGTCCCTAGATTTTAATCAG GTTGTGCGCTTATGCAGGGAACATCGGTTGCATCATGCattgatatatttgtttaacaAAGGTTTAGATGATTTTAGGACACCTCTCGAGGAGTTCCTGATTGTTTTACAAAGTAGCAGATTAGAAGATGCTGCTTCACTTGG GTACAGGATGCTTGTTTACCTAAAATATTGCTTTCAGGGTCTTGCTTTTCCTCCAG GACGTGGAAGCCTTCCTGTTACACGCCTGCTCTCCGTTAGAGAAGAGCTCCTGCAGTCTCTGTTGATGACGTCCAGTATTCCGAATACATGGGCTGCTACAATCTTACCAGCAAATGGTGTATATGCCAACATATTTCATCTGTTACAATTGGATACTGAGGCGACTTTAGATGTTTTAAACTATGCATTTACAGAAGATGACCTTCCTTTATCAACCGATTCTTCCCAGGAATCAACCTATTTGTGCAAGGAATCTGGTCAAAGTCAAATATTGGTTCAAAAAACTGTTGATATTCTTGCAGATATAGTTGATGCTAGTAATTCTCAAAGAGAAAGTCCTCACTGCTGCAATGATTTGGGTTCAAAGAAAATTTGGCCTTCAAAGAAAGATGTAGGTCACATGTGTGATTATATAGCTTACCATGTGATATCTGCACGAGCAAAGGTCTCAAGAGATATCCTTGGTTTAATTTTGGAATACTTGACGTCAGAGGTCGATAATTCTTATAATGCCTTGGGGAAGACCACTGAAATcttaaaaagaaaagagaaacagCTGCTATCATTACTAGAAGTAGTGCCAGAGACTCATTGGGATGCTTCTGGTTTGTTATATCTATGTGAGAAGGCTATGTTCCATCAG GTTTGTGGCTATATCCATTCCACCAGGCATCAATATGTTGATGCTTTGCACAGTTATATGAAAATAGCTAATGAGCCTATACATGCATTCTCCTTTATCCATGATATGCTCCGACTACTCCGCACTGAAGAATATGATACTTTTGAATCAGCTGTTATTTCTAGCATTCCAGATCTTATTAAACTGAGCAG AGAAGGAGCATACTTTCTGATCACCGACCAACTTTCTGGAAAATCTCAACAAATTTTGTCTGATCTGCACTCTCAGCGGGAAAGCCTTTTCCTGTACTTAAAGACAGTTGTTGAAATTCAAACAACTGGTACCCTCAACCTCTCTTGTCTAAAAAACGCTGATGTCTCAGATATTCCTAATGCTAGAAAAGCTCATAAGCAGCCAATGGATGTTGAAGCATATCTAGTTGCAATATCAAACTCCCTAAATCATCTGCGTAACAATGAACTTCATGTTACTAATGAAATGACTGAGTTGTACTTTGAG CTGTTATGTCAGTATGAACGTGAATCTGTTCTCAAATTCTTGGAAACTTCTGAAAGCTATAGAGTAGAAAATTGTTTGCGATTGTGCCAGGAATATGGAATAGTTGATGCTGCTTCATTCTTATTAGAAAGGGTTGGGGAAGTTGGAAGTGCCCTTCTGCTTAATCTTTCTAATCTTCGTGACAAAATTGTCATGCTTGATGCTGTAATTCTAAAGGGACGCTCTGATAGTAAACTGAAGGATCTCAATTCCATTATGAAGAAGAAAGAT GTTGCTGATATACTTGATCTTGTGCGTTCTTGTATTGGATTATGCCAAAGAAACAGTCCCCGCTTGGAACCTGATGAGTCTGAGCACCTTTGGTTTCAGTTGCTTGATTC GTTTTTTGATCTCTTGTCGGATTCAAGTGATGCTAGAGTAGATTCGGGGAGAGAAGTGCTCAAGTATTCTCTTGATGGATCATACAGTCGGTTGGAAGACGAAGAGAAGTGCAAAGCTAAATGGAAAATATCCAGACCTCGTAAAAGTCACATGAAGAGGAAACTGTTTACCATATTCATTAAAGAAATTGTCGAGGGAATGATTGGATATGTTAAGCTTCCAAGGATCATGTTGAAGCTTCTTTCTGATAATGGCAGTCAGGAATTTGGTGATTTTAAACTTACAATACTTGGGATGCTAGGAACATATGATTTTGAGAAAAGAATTCTG GACATTGCAAACAGTTTGATCCAGGATGATACATATTATACCATGAGTTTGCTCAGGAAGGGGGCTTCTCATGGTTATGCCCCCCGGAACTCTGTCTGCTGTATCTGTTACTCCCTTCTTGCCAAAAACTATGATTCTAACGTTCGAGTATTCTGCTGTGGTCATGCAATGCATGCACATTGTGAACCTGAGGAAAATGAGGATTCGTTTAGGGGAATCTCTGCTGGATGTCCTATTTGTAATTCTAGGAAGAAAGCTACTCCAGGGTCAACTGGAAAATCTGTGTTTGGCGATAATGGATTAGCAAGCAAGTCCTTGATAAGGGCACAACAAACAGGTGGGATGCAAACATTGCATCCTCGTGATCAACACGATATCTTGGAGAACTCATTTTCTCATACAGCTTCGAGG TTTGAACTCTTGAATAATCTTCAGAAAGACCAGAAATTAGTTCAACTTGAACACTCAGTTCAGTTGAGGCTAGCACCACCTGCTGTTTACCATGAAAAGGTGAAGCAAAGAGCAGAAATTTCAGGCAGAGAAAGCACCAGCCGTGCTTCCACCACAGAAAAATCATCAAGCAGGCAAATAAGGGATATAAAACTGAAGGGATTATCATTACGATCCACACTTAAAACCAATATATTCA ggaATGGAAATATTCGTGAGAAGTGA